The genomic window GGTGACAAGGGCGGTTTTGTATTTAAGATCGAGATTCATGATTGGGTGCGGAATTTTGGATGGATTCTGGCGATGACAACCCCAAAAAATTTGAGGTCGCGAGCCACGTGCGGAGTTAACAAATCAACACCATGAGAACAAACTCTTTCCTATTCCTCGTTTCCACCCTTCTCGCCGGGCTTTCCTCCGCCGGCGAAGTCCTGCTTCACAACGGCCCGACCGTTTCCACACCCGTGTCATCCATGGAATCTCCGGAAAAAACCTCCAAAGAATTGGAATTCATCAAACAATTCTTCATCGACACCGGATTACTCGAAAAACTTCCCCCGGCCATCGACACCACAGCATCCGCACCACTCGGCGCGATCCGGGCGATCGAGCTGGCGGGCAAATCCGACGATCTGGACAAAAGCAGGGCCTTTGTTGTCAAGCGGCTGGAATTCCTGACCACCGCCACAGCGAAACGCGTGGATTTCTACCTCGTCGAAATGCAGGTCAACGGCTCCACCGAGCACCGCATCGTGCTGATGGATGGTACGGTTCTCAAACCACGGCTGAAGAACGTAGGAAAATAATCTTCATGATCACTTCACCTCTCACAATCCTGGGTCACCACAGCAAGTAGGTTCATACCTGAGATAGACCAAGTAATTGAGATGCTGTGGCATCTCGGGAAAAGGCATCGTCACGATTTCCTCCTCGATAGTGGCCGGTTCCGGAAAGTCTGCGGTGATTGCGGTGCCAGCCATCCGCATCAATTCGAAGTCATTCTCCGTCGCATCAACATCAAAAACGCATCTCCAAAAAATCAGGCCTCCGTCCTTTTGAATGGATGCCGCTCGTAAACACGGCGGAACATGCCCCAATAAGGCATTCTGGGCAGAGAGCCTCAAGTGAACAGATTCATCGCTCATCCTTGTTTGTCGCAAGTTAACACCCCTCACTTCACCCGATAATGTCCCGTCAGCGGGTAACCGAACAGACAGTCCTCCTCCTTTGCCCCCATGCCGATGTTGTGGATGACGAGCGGCACGCCCGCATCCGTCTTTTTATCGCTCACCAGCATGATGTGTGGCAGATTCGGAGGCACGGTGCAGGTGACGATGTCTCCGGGCAGGAATTTCGCGGGGTCCTTGTCCTTGCCAAGCGGGACATCATACCCCTTGCGCTTGAAATAGGTCCGCAGGTTCGGCACGCGGCGGTGGTCGATGTTCTTGTCCGTTTTCGACAAGCCCCAGTTTTTCGGATAGGCGGAGAAATTCGCACGCATGTCCTGATTGACGAGTTGTTGGAGATCCTTCGCCAGCGCGTCGCGCATCGCGCGGATGATCACGTCCGTGCAGACTCCCCGGTCGGCAGGGACATCTCCATTCGGGAAATCGAGCGTCCGGTACATGGGGTCATAGTATTGCGTCACACCGACCTGCTTGCGCGCGGAGGTGACGAGCTTCTCACCCGTCTGGGCAGGGAGTGAGGTGGCCGCCAGAAGAAACAGGAGCGAAAATTTCGCGAGCATTCCCACACCTAACCCCACCCGTAGGAAAACACCAGAAGATTGCGGAATTCCCGAAACACCGGAATTCTCTTATTCTCCGCCTTTTAGCGGTCGGAAAATCCGCCCGTCGATTCCCCGGATCAAAACCCGGTCTTGCCCCGGCGTGGAGGAAAGTGGAATCTCCACCATATGAGCCAAGACGTTGTTTCCCTTCTCCAGCAACTCGTCCGCATTCCTTCCGTAAATCCCGACAACGCGCCGGGTACCGAGCAGATCGGCGAGGAGACGCTCGCCATCTTCCTATCCGGCTGGCTGGAATCCATCGGCGCGGAGGTGGTGCTGGAGGAAATCAAGCCCGGCCGCCCGAACCTGATCGCCCGCTTCGCCCCGCTGGATGGCAGACCGCGTATCTTGTTGGGCCCCCATCTCGACACCGTGGGGGTGGGCGGCATGACCATCGAGCCGTTCAGCGGTGAAAACCGTGACGGCCGGATCTGGGGACGGGGTTCTTCCGACACAAAAGGTCCCATGGCGGCGATGCTCTGGGCGCTGCACGAGCACCGCGAGATCCTGGCGGATCTGCCGGTCGCGGTGGATTTCGTCGCCTTCATGGGTGAGGAGTCGGGCCAGTGGGGTTCCATCGATTTCGCGAAACGTCACGGTTCCCACTATTCCTTCGCGCTGGTCGGCGAGCCGACCTCCCTGCAGGTCGTCCACGTCACGAAGGGCTCGCTCTGGGCCACCCTTCGCGCGACTGGCAAAGCCGCCCACAGTTCGCAACCCGAGCGTGGGGAGAACGCCATCCTCAAGCTCACCCGCGCGCTGGATCTGCTGGACCACCATCTTGGCAAAAAACTCGCCACCTTCACCCACCCCGTGCTCGGCCACTCGACGATGAACGTCGGCATGATCCGCGGCGGGGCGCGGCCGAACATCGTGCCGGATCTGGCGGAAGCCGAAATCGACATCCGCATCACTCCGGCGCTCGCGGCGGCCGGAGGAGCTTTGAAACTGCTCCAGGAGACCATCGAGTTCCACGAACTGCCGGTTGAAATCGTGAAACCCCACGAAAATCCGCCGATGGATACCTCCGCCGATCATCCGATGATCCAGGCCCTGCTCGCCACGGACTCCGGGACGCGGCTCGCGGGCGCGCCTTGGTTTTCGGATGCCGCACATCTTTCCAACGGTGGCATCCCCAGCATCTGCATCGGTCCCGGTTCAATCGACCAGGCGCACACCATCGACGAATTCATCGACATCTCCGCCCTCGAGGAAGGTGCGGATTTCTTCTACGCCTTCATCGCCGGGCTGAAATGACGGGTAAGCTCCCGGTTGCACCGTCCGAAATGCCCGCTACGATCCGCCATGCCCTTTTCCTGTAAGAACGGCCGCTGCGAGACCCCGCGCTGGATGCGGAATGTCCTGCTCGCCGCCGGACTTTACCACATCCTGTTCGCCGTCTGGGCGATCTTCTGGCCGTGCCTGTGGTTCGACTGGATCGGCATCGAGCATCCGAACCACCCGCTGCTCTGGCAGGGCATCGGATTCATGCTTGGCGTCTTCGGCATCGCTCTGGTGCTGGCATCGAAAAGCCC from Luteolibacter yonseiensis includes these protein-coding regions:
- a CDS encoding DUF1287 domain-containing protein, yielding MLAKFSLLFLLAATSLPAQTGEKLVTSARKQVGVTQYYDPMYRTLDFPNGDVPADRGVCTDVIIRAMRDALAKDLQQLVNQDMRANFSAYPKNWGLSKTDKNIDHRRVPNLRTYFKRKGYDVPLGKDKDPAKFLPGDIVTCTVPPNLPHIMLVSDKKTDAGVPLVIHNIGMGAKEEDCLFGYPLTGHYRVK
- a CDS encoding M20 family metallopeptidase, producing MSQDVVSLLQQLVRIPSVNPDNAPGTEQIGEETLAIFLSGWLESIGAEVVLEEIKPGRPNLIARFAPLDGRPRILLGPHLDTVGVGGMTIEPFSGENRDGRIWGRGSSDTKGPMAAMLWALHEHREILADLPVAVDFVAFMGEESGQWGSIDFAKRHGSHYSFALVGEPTSLQVVHVTKGSLWATLRATGKAAHSSQPERGENAILKLTRALDLLDHHLGKKLATFTHPVLGHSTMNVGMIRGGARPNIVPDLAEAEIDIRITPALAAAGGALKLLQETIEFHELPVEIVKPHENPPMDTSADHPMIQALLATDSGTRLAGAPWFSDAAHLSNGGIPSICIGPGSIDQAHTIDEFIDISALEEGADFFYAFIAGLK